The Euphorbia lathyris chromosome 8, ddEupLath1.1, whole genome shotgun sequence genome has a window encoding:
- the LOC136202580 gene encoding LRR receptor-like serine/threonine-protein kinase ERECTA has translation MAFRLEFVLLAILLGLYFGSVVSDDGANLLEIKKSFRDVDNVLYDWTDTPSSDYCIWRGVTCDNATTNVIALNLSNLNLDGEISPAIGNLKYLGSIDLRGNRLSGQIPDEIGDCSSLKVLDLSFNDIYGDIPFSISKLKQLEFLILKNNQLIGPIPSTLSQIPNLKVLDLAQNKLSGEIPRLIYWNEVLQYLGLRGNNLVGSLSSDMCQLTGLWYFDVRNNSLTGSIPQNIGNCTSFQVLDLSYNRLTGEIPFNIGFLQVATLSLQGNQLEGKIPSVIGLMQALAVLDLSSNMLSGSIPPILGNLTYTEKLYLHGNKLTGSIPPELGNMTRLHYLELNDNELTGHIPPELGKLTDLFDLNVANNHLEGPIPDNLSSCTNLNSLNVHGNRLNGTIPRAFQRLESMTYLNLSSNNIKGPIPIELSRIGNLDTLDISNNKISGSIPSSLGDLEHLLKLNLSRNQLSGVIPAEFANLRSVMEMDLSKNHLSGVIPAELSQLQNMFMLRLENNNLSGDVMSLVNCLSLTILNVSYNDLSGDIPTSNNFSRFSPTSFIGNPGLCGYWLNSPCSESHPPERVTISKAAILGIAIGALVILLMILVAACRPHNPTPFPDGSLDKPVTYSTPKLVILHMNMALHVYEDIMRMTENLSEKYIIGYGASSTVYKCVLKNCKPVAIKRLYSHYPQCLKEFETELETVGSIKHRNLVSLQGYSLSPSGNLLFYDYMDNGSLWDLLHGPTKKKKLDWDTRIQIALGAAQGLAYLHHDCSPRVIHRDVKSSNILLDKDMDAHLTDFGIAKTLCVSKSHTSTYIMGTIGYIDPEYARTSRLTEKSDVYSYGIVLLELLTGRKAVDNECNLHQLILSKTANNAVMGTVDPEITATCKDLGAVKKVFQLALLCTKRQPSDRPAMHEVTRVLGSLVPTTCSPAKQCTPVGVGAGAVPGAAPLLASAKVSCYMDEYANLKTPHMMNCPSMSTSDAQLFLKFGEVISQNSE, from the exons ATGGCATTTCGCTTGGAATTTGTCCTCCTGGCTATTCTTCTTGGACTGTATTTTGGTTCGGTGGTTTCCGACGACG GAGCAAATCTATTGGAGATAAAGAAGTCATTTAGAGATGTGGACAATGTTTTGTATGACTGGACAGATACTCCATCTTCAGATTACTGTATTTGGAGAGGAGTTACTTGTGATAATGCCACTACTAATGTCATTGCACT TAATCTGTCAAACTTGAATCTTGATGGGGAGATTTCTCCTGCAATAGGAAATCTCAAATACTTGGGTTCTAT TGATCTAAGAGGAAACAGACTCTCTGGTCAAATTCCTGATGAGATTGGTGACTGCTCATCATTGAAAGTCCT TGATTTGTCTTTCAATGACATATATGGAGACATACCATTTTCCATCTCCAAGTTGAAGCAGCTAGAATTTCT GATTTTGAAGAATAATCAATTAATTGGGCCAATTCCATCTACACTGTCACAGATTCCAAACTTGAAAGTTTT AGATCTGGCGCAGAACAAACTCAGTGGGGAGATACCTAGACTGATATACTGGAATGAAGTTTTGCAGTATCT TGGTTTGCGGGGAAACAATTTGGTGGGTTCACTCTCTTCAGATATGTGCCAGCTGACTGGGCTGTGGTATTT TGATGTGAGAAACAACAGCTTGACTGGGAGCATTCCCCAAAATATAGGCAATTGTACTTCCTTCCAGGTCCT GGACTTGTCCTACAATCGGCTGACAGGGGAGATTCCATTCAACATTGGTTTCCTACAAGTAGCCACATT ATCCTTGCAAGGTAATCAGTTAGAAGGGAAGATTCCATCAGTAATTGGCTTAATGCAGGCACTTGCTGTACT GGATTTAAGCAGCAACATGTTAAGTGGATCCATTCCTCCTATTTTGGGAAATTTAACTTACACAGAGAAACT GTATTTGCATGGAAATAAGTTGACAGGGTCCATTCCCCCGGAGCTCGGGAATATGACAAGGCTTCACTACTT GGAATTGAATGATAATGAACTTACAGGACATATCCCACCTGAACTTGGAAAGCTTACAGATTTGTTTGATCT AAATGTTGCCAACAACCATCTTGAAGGACCTATACCTGATAATCTTAGCTCATGTACAAATCTCAACAGCCT CAATGTGCATGGAAACAGATTGAATGGAACCATTCCGCGAGCTTTTCAAAGACTTGAGAGTATGACATATTT GAATCTATCTTCCAACAACATTAAGGGTCCTATTCCAATTGAACTTTCTCGGATTGGTAATTTGGATACTTT GGATATTTCTAATAACAAAATCAGTGGATCCATCCCTTCTTCACTTGGTGACTTGGAACATCTCCTAAAGCT GAACCTAAGCAGAAATCAATTGTCAGGAGTTATTCCAGCAGAGTTTGCTAATCTCAGAAGTGTCATGGAGAT GGATCTTTCAAAGAATCATCTGTCGGGAGTAATTCCTGCAGAGCTTAGTCAACTTCAGAACATGTTCATGTT AAGACTAGAAAACAATAATCTTTCAGGTGATGTGATGTCTTTGGTGAACTGTCTAAGCCTTACTATCTT AAATGTTTCATACAATGACCTATCCGGTGATATTCCCACCAGCAATAATTTTTCAAGGTTTTCGCCTACAAG TTTTATCGGAAATCCTGGTCTTTGTGGCTATTGGCTTAATTCTCCATGCAGTGAATCTCATCCACCAGAACGAG TTACAATTTCTAAAGCTGCAATCCTTGGGATTGCCATTGGTGCTCTTGTCATTCTTCTCATGATCTTAGTGGCAGCTTGTCGACCGCATAATCCAACACCTTTTCCAGATGGATCTCTTGACAAACCAG TCACTTACTCAACACCAAAGTTGGTGATCCTTCACATGAACATGGCACTCCATGTGTACGAGGATATCATGAGGATGACTGAGAATTTGAGCGAGAAGTATATAATTGGTTATGGAGCATCAAGTACTGTGTACAAATGTGTCCTTAAAAATTGCAAGCCAGTGGCTATCAAGAGGCTCTACTCTCACTATCCTCAGTGCTTGAAGGAATTCGAGACAGAACTTGAGACAGTTGGAAGCATCAAACATCGGAATCTGGTCAGCCTCCAAGGATATTCCCTGTCCCCTTCTGGGAACCTTCTTTTCTATGATTATATGGACAATGGCAGCCTGTGGGATCTACTTCACG GCCCTACAAAGAAGAAAAAGCTCGACTGGGATACTCGTATTCAGATAGCTCTTGGAGCTGCTCAGGGGCTGGCATACCTTCATCATGACTGTAGTCCGCGAGTCATTCACAGAGATGTCAAGTCATCAAACATTCTGTTAGACAAAGATATGGATGCTCATCTTACTGATTTTGGCATTGCAAAGACCTTATGCGTATCGAAATCTCACACTTCCACCTACATTATGGGAACCATTGGTTATATAGACCCTGAGTATGCACGCACTTCCCGTCTCACCGAAAAGTCTGATGTCTACAGTTACGGAATTGTTCTGCTTGAGTTGCTAACAGGAAGAAAAGCTGTAGACAACGAATGCAATCTTCATCAACTG ATCTTGTCCAAGACAGCCAACAATGCAGTAATGGGAACTGTTGATCCAGAGATAACTGCTACATGTAAAGATCTGGGAGCGGTAAAGAAGGTTTTTCAGCTAGCACTGTTATGCACCAAGAGGCAACCATCAGACAGGCCGGCTATGCACGAAGTGACTAGAGTCCTGGGAAGCCTGGTGCCAACCACATGTTCACCAGCAAAGCAATGCACACCGGTGGGGGTGGGGGCAGGGGCAGTGCCAGGGGCAGCACCTCTATTGGCATCAGCAAAAGTTTCATGCTACATGGATGAGTATGCAAATCTAAAAACTCCACATATGATGAACTGCCCTTCAATGAGCACCTCAGATGCTCAGCTGTTCTTAAAATTTGGTGAGGTAATATCACAGAACAGTGAGTGA